From the genome of Neomonachus schauinslandi chromosome 1, ASM220157v2, whole genome shotgun sequence:
caaaaaaggacacaCTGGGTCTAGCAGACAATAAGCAGGATGTGAAGCCAAAGATGGGGGAAGCAGCCCAAAAAGGATGTGGGACAGAATAGGAAAGTGGCCCCGGGCCGTTTAAATGAAAAGGGAAGTAGAGAACAGGGAAGCTGATTGGAAACAATGGGTAAATGATGAcccccaaaaagttgaaatatAAATGAGCAGGACTGAGAAAAGGAAGTGGGCCGGAGGAAGCAGAGCAGGATCGGAGATGGGAGGCGAGCGAGTGAGTTGATCGAGCAGGTTTGTTTCTACTGGAGTACGCAACCCATGTGCACTCAAAGCTCTGCTTCTGGGCTCAGCTCAAACTCTTGCAGTTCAACAGCATTTGGTAAACCTTGACTGAGGGGACAAGAGGCTGAGGAGAACTGAGAACAGCCTGGAGCGGTTTCTGTTCTTGCCACAGCCCTCAGCTCATCCGGCATGCATCTCTCCTCTGGAATCCCCATCTGTATGAGACTCAGCCGAGGAGGCCCTGCAAAGAAGGCTTATCTCCTCGGATTCCTGCGCTTGGTTCCCGCTGTCCTCAGGGGCCAGGAAAGCCGGTGTCCAGCCAATCAGATCCCTGGTGGCCCTTCAGCCTGCCCGGAAGACCGCCCTCAAGGACTGGCCCTGCTCCCATCTGCTGCCAGGAGGCCCCATTGTTAGGCTTGTCTCCCAATCGTGGGACATCTCAGAGGACCTAGAAATAATAAGAGGACCATCGAGCTCAGACCCACCGTTCCTAAAAAGGTCCCTCCTTTGATCAGGCTGTCAAGTTCAGCGGCCTAATTCAGTGACGTCCTTCCTGGCTGTCAGGTTTCTGATGTAAATGGTGCCCTCGCATGCTCTGGGCTTCTCAGCCAGCAAAGCTGGGTTCAGACTGGCCCGCGGGCTCAGATTGCATAGAAACCTGGGCCACCCCGAGCTGCGCCGCAGTGAGGCAGGGCTGGGCCCTGACACCAGCACAGAAGAGTCTGCGGCCGCAGGCAGCTGTGATTTCTGAGCCTGGAGAGCTGGTGGGTCTGGGCTTGTCTCCAAGGGCTCTCCAAGGGTGGCCAAAGCGGCACTTCTGTTTCTGTATGCCCTCCATTCGTTCATtcgctcactcattcattccttcattcaacacgCTAGGCATCCACTGAGCATCCAGAGTTCAAGCAAGGGCCCCTGGCCCGGGATCAGGAAGGACATCCGGGTGCCCTATGGGCACCTCTGGGAACCGGACAATCGAAAGGCCACTGTCACTATTCCTTCCACAGAGCAATTTGGAATGAAAGTCTAGGAGACAATATTTATCCTCCTGCAAGTATTCCTGTGGCATTGGCTTGGGGCCAGGCTCTCCCTCTGTTGAACACTGGTCTGCAGAGCTGAAGGAGACCCTGTTCCTCTCTCAGGAACTCCCAGTCTTGGGCAGGGCAGACAGCCTGGCCACACATGGGCCCAAACAGTAGCCCTGCCACATGCCAGCTGTGttgccttgagcaagttactcacCCTCTCTGAGTGCATCTACTTGCCCATGAAGCAGAGAGAAGTATCCTGTTATGTGTTGGCCACCATTTCTTGAGCATGTACTATGTGCTGGTTATCATATTAGactatttacttacttatttattttaatttttcatgtaactcatattatatttttatttttatttttaaaacttcaaggCAATTCATGAATGTTTTTCCCAAAATAGGTGATAAGTGTTTAGCAATGAGCCTGACAGCTGAGTAAAAACTCAGTAAAGGTATGCATTTTACTCCCTTAcatccccccctcctccccccaccaaaaaaaaacctgaaaagaaaatattttttatttcagggaaaaaaataaaaccaactttACAGACCAATACCTCGGGTGGGAGTGAACAACACAAGAGTTCACAGGCAAACTGGATGATTGCAAAGGTCTGAAATGTTTCTGCTTCCTCAccaaaagcatttattaagtgcctgctGTGTGCAACACACCGTGCCAGGTGCTGTCCTCAGAACAGCACTGTGGGCAGACATGAGAATGAGTCTCAGTCTTGCAGATGAGGAATGTCAGACTCAGAGGTTCCAAGTTCACCCAGGGTCACTTGGCCAGAGAAACAGACATGAGATTCAGCCACGGGACAGCCCGAGTCTGCCCACCTCCCTGTTCTCCCTCCTCGGTGACCCAGGGACACCTGCTGGAAGATTTAGAGGAGGTCCCTGTGTATAAGGCACAGTGCCAGGAGTGGAAATTAAACCTACATCATGCAGCTTTGGCAAAATCAAGCCAATGCACCAGCACAAAGTTCCTGGGCCACAGGACTGAGCACAGGTATGAAGAGATACCACGCAATCTTCCTTGCCCTTGACCTCCTCTCAAGGCCAACTGTGTCAGCTCCTTTCACTGGGGGAAAATGCAGAAGGAAGAGGGTGGTAGCTCAGGTTCCCTAACTTATGATCACTGAGGTCTTGACTATTTCCACTCTCACACAACTGCGCATCTGGGAAGATGGGCTGCTACCATAAGCCACATGCATGGAGTAGGAATGTCCCCGTCTCCCCATATCTCAGCTTGAACCATTTGAAACTGACACTTGTGTAGCTCAAAAGGGATAGCACATCAGCCATTTTATGTGGTTAAACTAAATATTATTGATTAGGGTCACAAGCAGAGGTTCATCTCTGAGGAAAGGGGGGGTGCGgcttaaaacaaagaaagcatACCCTCTCCCTGGGGGTTGGGCACTCCATCCCAGCCTGAGATGCCCAGGTCAGAGAGGCTTAACCAACTTCATGCTGGAAGAATTTGGGGAAGATGCAGAGATGGGCCAGAACACAAAGCAGAGGCTGAGAAGGGAGAAGCAAAGCCCTGGCTGGAAGGGTGGGCCCTCACCTTGGCAGAGACACAGTCTTGGTAAAACCAGAATGAAAAGGATGCAGTGAGGTGTGAAAACTCCCTTGGTTAAAGAGGTGTGTGCTTTGTTTTTAGttgtggtgggagggaggcagcaaCAACCAGGAGGTGTGCTCTGAACATACTTGGGGGTTCTCGGGGGCCTGTCCGTGGCATcacaaggaagaggaggaggccccAGCGGGCCAGAGTGAAAGGGTTGCCCTTGTAGTCTCTGCAGTGACAAGCGAGTCCTGGCTGGGGAGGTCAAGGGAGAAGGGGACAAGTGTTACTTCTCTACCTGTGCAGAAATGTCTTGTCTTTCAATTTTTGTTCCGAAGAAACAAAATTCTTATGAATCGCCAGGCCACAGTGAGTGCAGCGCTGGTAATTATGGGATAAATTAGCCACCTGGACCCAGTACAGCAGGCTAACTGAGCATGATCCCCCATACAGAATCAATCAGTCCTTTCATAACAGCAGAGGCCCTATGATGGCAATGGCAACACTCCTCTCTCTTCACTTGGATTTGTGGGATGGCCATCCATGGCTGTCTACTTAGAACTGAGGGGTTTCCAACTTTTGGTGCTAAAACCAGAAAGTCTTGGGCAAACCGAGACAAGGTGGTCACTTTAGAGTGTATGACTCTGTGTCTTATCCCTTAAGGAAGAGAAGGACCTGTTGGttccaagaaaaagagaaagggttCTCAAAAACAAAGATGAGGGACTTCTGGGTACAGGTCTGCTCAGGGCTCTGTGTGTCTGAAGAGTGTCTGAGACCTCTCTCTTCAGTCTCAGCCTCCTGCAGGAGAAACTGGGATCCAGAGGGTAAAGGAGGTGGGAATAAGGAAGGAGTTGGAGAATTGCTTCAGCTAAGTTTGGACTAGACATGTGAATTATGGCTGCACCCCCCTACCATCCCACCCCCTCTTCTCCACACCCATAGTCCTCTCTCCCACTATCCACACACTGGTCAACCTTTTGGATACATgtttgaaaatcaaagaaaagatcTGTCTCAAGCTTCAAAAGGTCTAGATTCAAATGCTAGCTGAGCCATTCACTGTGTAGCTCTGGGCAAATCTCTGAACCTCTCAGAGACctggtttcctcttctgtcagAGGAATCTGTTATAGCCTCCATCAAGAGTCTATTGTGGAGATTAAACAAGATGAAGTGCGTGACATTGGGAAGTGTATTGGTTAGGCACCCAACCAATATTTGTTCCTTCCAGCCTTGCTTATGTATGGGGCCAGATACAATCCCAACTTTGTTTCTCTGAGAACTAATGCTGTTACTTGTTTTCCTTCCTGATCCAGGCCCTCACCATGCCCACCCACTCCCCTGaatcaattttagaatactttGAGTATGATGAGTCTGCTGAAGCCTGTGATATGGGGGACATCGTGGCCTTTGGGACCGTCTTCCTGTCCATACTCTACTCCCTTGTCTTTGCCTTTGGCCTGCTGGGAAATTTGCTGGTGGTGTTTGCCCTCACCAACAGCCGGAAGCCCAAGAGTATCACCGACATTTACCTCCTGAATCTGGCCTTGTCTGATCTGCTCTTTGTAACCACCTTACCCTTCTGGACTCACTACCTGATAAGTGAACAAGGCCTTCACAATGCTGTGTGCAAACTCACCACCGCCTTCTTCTTCATCGGCTTTTTTGGAGGCATATTCTTCATCACTGTCATCAGCATTGATAGGTACCTGGCCATTGTCCTGGCAGCCAACTCCATGCACAACCGGACTGTGCAGCATGGCGTCACCATCAGCCTAGGTGTCTGGGCGGCAGCCATCTTGGTGGCAGCACCTCAGTTCATgttcacaaaacaaaaagaaaatgaatgcctCGGTGACTACCCTGAGGTCCTGCAGGAACTCTGGCCTGTGCTCCGCAACGTGGAAGCAAATTTGCTTggcttcctgctccccctgctcattatGAGTTACTGTTACATCAGAATCATGCAGACACTGTTTTCCTGTAAGAACCACAAGAAAGCCAAAGCCATTAAACTGATCTTTCTGGTGGTCATcatgtttttcctcttctggacACCCTACAACATCATGATTTTCTTAGAGACACTTAATCTCTATGACTTCTTTCCCAGTTGTGACATGAAGAGGGATCTGAGGTTGGCCCTCAGTGTGACCGAGACAATTGCGTTTATCCACTGTTGCCTCAATCCCTTTATATACGCATTTGCTGGAGAGAAGTTCAGAAGATACCTTTACCACTTGTATAGGAAATGTCTGGCTGTCCTGTGTGGTCGTCCTGGACACGTCAGTTTCTCCCCGACTGAATCGCAAACGAGCAGGCGGGAAAGCATTCTGAGCAGCAATTTTACTCACCACACCAGTGATGGAGATGGGTCCATCATTCTCTGAAGGGATACCCAAAGCTTTATTCCCACAGAGAGCCTGGAGTTCCTGAGCTTGACACTGAATAATGAGGACAGactcttttgtttcttacatgCAAGAAATGATGAACTGAATGCTCCAAAACAACCCTAAAGCATTTTTGAGAATTCTGCCAAGATTTGAATGATAAAGGGGAGGCACGTCTCTAACTGCAAATGTCAGGACTTTTTgtttacaaatgataaaaattcaaCTCAGACTAGCTTAGCTAAAGAGGAGGTGGGAAGTATTGTTCACATGGTGGCATGAACAAGAGGGTGGCCAAGCCCTCCCTCAAAGTAGAAACTAGGGCTTGAGTCCAGCTAGAATttcctctctctggctctcaaatCTCTGAGGGGTGACAGAGCTTCCAGACACAGCTTAGCCAATAGTGAGGGACTGAAACCCATCCTTCTCTGGCCTCAA
Proteins encoded in this window:
- the CX3CR1 gene encoding CX3C chemokine receptor 1 translates to MPTHSPESILEYFEYDESAEACDMGDIVAFGTVFLSILYSLVFAFGLLGNLLVVFALTNSRKPKSITDIYLLNLALSDLLFVTTLPFWTHYLISEQGLHNAVCKLTTAFFFIGFFGGIFFITVISIDRYLAIVLAANSMHNRTVQHGVTISLGVWAAAILVAAPQFMFTKQKENECLGDYPEVLQELWPVLRNVEANLLGFLLPLLIMSYCYIRIMQTLFSCKNHKKAKAIKLIFLVVIMFFLFWTPYNIMIFLETLNLYDFFPSCDMKRDLRLALSVTETIAFIHCCLNPFIYAFAGEKFRRYLYHLYRKCLAVLCGRPGHVSFSPTESQTSRRESILSSNFTHHTSDGDGSIIL